The following proteins come from a genomic window of Nostoc sp. TCL26-01:
- a CDS encoding non-ribosomal peptide synthetase, which produces MKTTAEFLAYLQSLDIQLWINGDKLHYSTPTGTLTPALLEQIKEHKAEIIQFLQTNSSFPTETILPVPRDTDIPLSFTQQRLWFIEQIEGNSAIYNESGVVKISGSLKVAVLQQSFAEIVQRHEILRTSLQNVDGQPIQVIAPDLKITVPVIDWCTLTKTEQEQEVQSLIAEEAKRPFDLSQAPLFRVTLLQLEQTEYLLQITIHHTIADFWAINILLDEFIALYTALAQDERSPLPPLPIQYADFTLWQRQYLQSGVLETELAYWKQQLSHAPNLLQLPSDRPRPPIQTYAGKIHLFALSKTLTESLRATSRSVGVTLFMTLLAAFKSLLYRYTGQEDILVGSPIANRNHVEIENLIGVFANTLVLRTSLSGNPSFRELLTRVREVTLNAYAHQNLPLEKLVEELQLPRDLSYSQLFQVMFSFLNVPQTTLEIPGLTLEILPTHNETSRFDLTLEFRETAAGLIGEVEYNTDLFNAETISRMVGHLQTLLTAIATNPDQKISQLPILTPSEQHQLLVEWNQTQVDYPQNTCIHQLFEQQVERTPDAIAVVFANEHLTYHQLNTKANQLAHYLQQLGVKPETLVGICLERSLEMVVGLLGILKAGGAYIPLDPSYPPDRIALMLADSQMSFLVTQQSLLAQLPPHEAQVICLDTDGEIIHQHSPDNLDILTTSASLAYVIYTSGSTGKPKGVQICHQGVVNFLTSMASQLPFTPSDILVAVTSISFDIAVLELYLPLITGAHLILVSRTVAQDGTRLSEYLTQATIMQATPATWRMLLNAGWCGNSHLKILCGGEALTRELAQQLFDKGASLWNLYGPTETTIWSTAHQVKKTDLSLSIVPIGRAIANTQLYILDTQCQLTPIGVAGELHIGGDGLARGYLHRPDLTQQRFIPHPLSQGGRVYKTGDLVRYLPSGEIEYIGRIDNQIKLRGFRIELGEIESILNQHPQIREAVVVVRTNEVDTQTLVAYLVLLSGQELATAELRQFLASKLPDYMIPNVLMALESLPLTPNGKVDRQALPTPDPIQLSSTSDFVPPSSPIEEILAGIWADVLGLEKVGVHNNFFQLGGHSLIASRVIAGIQQVFSQQLPLRRLFELPTIAELAKEIENSTKLGLQLEKPPIKRHSWESELPLSFAQQRLWFLTQLESDSPLYNIPFVIRLQGQLNYEALEQSLNAIRQRHQALQTNFFNVAGKPTAVISPAKLIQLPILDLSALDISKNECRDVPKNECRDVPKNECRDVPKNECRDVPKNECRDVALQRLYKDFGQLILAETQSPFDLQNDSLLRSKLLHLQPQEHILLLTMPHIVADGWSIGVVMRELSQLYTAFSQGQTPSLPELPIQYADFALWQRQWLQGECLQTQISYWREQLAGLPPKLELPTDRPRPAVQSFQGAIHGFVITPELTLALHQLSQQTGSTLFMTLLAAFKVLLGRYTATTDIVVGTAIANRNQAELEGLIGLFVNTLVLRTDLSGNPTFKELLTRLREVALGAYAHQDLPFEQLVEELQPQRSLSHTPLFQVMFVLQNAPISTMELPGLTARVMETELATAKFDLTLYMEQSGSGLRAAFEYNTDLFNAETISRMVGHLQTLLTAIATNPDQKISQLPILTPAEQHQLLIEWNQTQIDYPQNTCIHQLFEQQVEQTPEAIALIFGEAQLTYQELNQKANQLAHYLQQLGVKPETLVGICLERSIEMVVGLLGILKAGGAYIPLDPSYPPDRIALMLADSQMSFLVTQQSLLAQLPPHEAQVICLDTDGEIIHQHSPDNLDILTTSASLAYVIYTSGSTGKPKGVQICHQGVVNFLTSMASQLPFTPSDILVAVTSISFDIAVLELYLPLITGAHLILVSRTVAQDGTRLSEYLTQATIMQATPATWRMLLNAGWCGNSHLKILCGGEALTRELAQQLFDKGASLWNLYGPTETTIWSTAHQVKKTDLSLSIVPIGRAIANTQVYILDPQCQLTPIGVAGELHIGGDGLARGYLHRPDLTQQRFIPHPLSQGGRVYKTGDLVRYLASGEIEYIGRTDYQVKIRGFRIELGEIEAVIRQHPDVREVVVLAREDLPGNKRLVAYIVRYQPETAYFPGELRSFLQDKLPDYMLPSAFVILDALPLTPNGKVDRRSLPAPDTTRQDFASTFVSPRNSVESVLASIWSHVLKRELIGVHDNFFELGGDSILSLQIIFQAHQAGLQLTPKQIFKHQTIAELATVAETNQSANEFFAGDFPLAQVGQKELDAVLAMVEFEGGTTR; this is translated from the coding sequence ATGAAAACTACTGCTGAATTCTTAGCTTATTTGCAGAGTTTGGATATCCAGCTATGGATAAATGGCGATAAACTGCATTACAGTACCCCCACAGGAACCTTAACACCCGCCTTATTAGAGCAAATTAAAGAGCATAAAGCAGAAATTATCCAATTCCTGCAAACTAACTCGAGTTTTCCCACCGAGACAATTTTACCCGTACCCAGAGACACAGACATACCCTTATCTTTTACCCAGCAGAGATTGTGGTTCATAGAACAAATAGAAGGTAACAGTGCTATTTACAACGAATCTGGCGTAGTAAAAATTAGTGGTTCTCTAAAAGTAGCAGTTTTACAGCAAAGCTTTGCAGAAATTGTCCAGCGTCACGAAATTTTGCGGACTAGCTTGCAAAATGTAGATGGGCAACCTATCCAAGTAATTGCACCAGACTTAAAGATTACTGTACCTGTGATAGATTGGTGTACACTCACCAAAACAGAGCAAGAACAAGAGGTACAGAGTTTAATAGCCGAAGAAGCTAAACGACCTTTTGACCTCAGCCAAGCACCTTTATTCAGAGTTACACTTTTACAATTAGAACAGACAGAATATTTACTACAAATTACTATTCATCACACCATTGCTGACTTTTGGGCAATTAATATACTGCTAGATGAATTTATCGCATTATACACAGCTTTGGCTCAAGATGAGCGATCGCCACTCCCCCCACTACCAATTCAATACGCAGACTTTACCCTATGGCAACGGCAGTATTTACAAAGCGGCGTATTAGAAACAGAACTGGCCTACTGGAAACAACAACTTAGTCATGCTCCTAACTTACTACAACTTCCCAGCGATCGACCACGCCCACCAATTCAAACCTACGCTGGGAAAATACACCTGTTCGCACTGTCGAAAACACTGACAGAATCCTTGAGGGCGACTAGTCGCAGTGTGGGAGTTACCCTATTTATGACCCTGCTAGCAGCCTTTAAAAGCTTACTTTACCGCTATACAGGTCAAGAAGATATCTTAGTCGGTTCCCCCATTGCTAACCGCAACCACGTAGAAATTGAAAACCTTATTGGTGTTTTTGCAAATACATTAGTCCTGCGTACTTCTTTGTCGGGAAATCCCAGTTTTCGGGAGTTGTTAACTAGAGTCCGGGAGGTGACATTAAATGCTTATGCTCACCAAAATCTACCCTTGGAAAAGTTGGTGGAAGAATTACAACTGCCAAGGGACTTGAGTTATTCCCAGTTGTTTCAAGTCATGTTTTCCTTTCTGAATGTGCCGCAAACTACATTAGAAATCCCCGGACTGACTCTAGAAATTTTACCCACCCACAACGAAACATCTAGATTTGATCTCACTCTTGAATTTAGAGAAACAGCAGCAGGACTGATAGGAGAAGTAGAATACAATACAGACTTATTTAATGCTGAGACAATCAGCAGAATGGTAGGGCATTTACAAACATTATTAACAGCCATAGCCACAAATCCTGACCAAAAAATCTCACAATTACCAATACTCACCCCAAGCGAACAACATCAACTATTAGTAGAGTGGAATCAAACCCAAGTTGACTATCCCCAAAATACCTGCATCCATCAATTATTTGAGCAACAAGTAGAACGCACACCAGATGCTATTGCTGTAGTTTTTGCCAATGAACACCTAACCTATCATCAACTCAACACAAAAGCCAATCAACTGGCACACTATTTGCAACAACTAGGAGTCAAACCAGAAACCCTAGTCGGCATTTGCCTAGAACGTTCCCTTGAAATGGTAGTGGGATTATTGGGCATCCTCAAAGCCGGTGGCGCATACATCCCCCTTGACCCCAGCTATCCCCCAGACCGTATCGCCTTGATGCTGGCAGACTCCCAGATGTCTTTCCTAGTCACCCAACAATCATTACTAGCACAATTACCTCCACATGAGGCACAAGTGATTTGTTTAGATACAGATGGGGAAATCATTCACCAACATAGCCCAGACAACCTCGATATTCTCACCACCTCTGCATCACTAGCTTACGTTATTTATACCTCCGGTTCTACAGGTAAACCCAAGGGTGTACAAATCTGTCACCAAGGAGTTGTCAATTTCCTCACTTCCATGGCAAGTCAACTCCCATTTACCCCATCTGATATTCTTGTCGCAGTCACATCCATATCTTTCGATATCGCCGTTTTAGAATTGTATCTGCCCTTAATCACTGGGGCGCATCTGATTCTGGTTTCACGGACAGTGGCACAAGATGGTACAAGACTGAGTGAGTATCTAACTCAGGCTACCATTATGCAGGCGACTCCTGCGACTTGGCGAATGTTGCTGAATGCTGGGTGGTGTGGCAATTCTCATCTAAAAATTCTCTGTGGTGGTGAGGCGCTGACTCGTGAATTAGCACAGCAGTTATTCGATAAAGGTGCTAGTCTGTGGAATTTATATGGGCCGACGGAAACTACTATTTGGTCAACGGCGCATCAAGTCAAGAAGACTGACTTATCTTTGTCGATAGTACCAATTGGTCGGGCGATCGCCAATACCCAACTTTATATTCTGGATACTCAATGTCAACTTACGCCTATTGGTGTGGCTGGGGAATTGCATATTGGTGGGGATGGGTTGGCGAGGGGATATTTACATCGTCCTGATTTGACGCAACAAAGGTTTATTCCTCATCCTTTGAGTCAGGGTGGTCGTGTTTATAAGACTGGTGATTTGGTTCGTTATTTGCCCAGTGGTGAGATTGAGTATATTGGACGCATAGATAATCAAATCAAACTGCGTGGCTTCCGTATTGAATTGGGGGAAATTGAATCTATCCTCAACCAACATCCACAAATCAGGGAAGCTGTAGTTGTAGTTCGCACAAATGAAGTAGATACTCAAACTTTAGTAGCTTATCTAGTGTTGCTCTCAGGACAAGAGTTAGCAACTGCCGAACTACGACAATTTTTAGCGTCAAAACTGCCAGACTACATGATACCCAATGTATTGATGGCGCTGGAGTCACTACCACTCACACCCAATGGTAAAGTAGATCGGCAAGCACTACCAACACCTGACCCCATCCAACTATCATCAACATCAGATTTTGTCCCCCCTTCTTCCCCCATAGAAGAGATACTCGCTGGTATTTGGGCAGATGTTCTGGGTTTAGAAAAGGTAGGTGTACACAATAATTTCTTTCAACTAGGCGGACATTCTTTAATTGCCAGTCGCGTCATTGCCGGAATTCAGCAAGTTTTTTCCCAACAACTACCTTTACGTCGTCTGTTTGAGTTACCCACAATAGCCGAGTTAGCAAAAGAGATAGAAAACAGTACCAAATTAGGTTTACAACTAGAAAAACCCCCCATCAAGCGCCATTCTTGGGAAAGTGAATTACCCTTATCTTTTGCTCAACAGCGTTTATGGTTCCTCACGCAGTTAGAATCAGATAGTCCCTTGTACAACATTCCTTTTGTCATCCGCTTACAAGGGCAACTGAACTATGAAGCGCTAGAACAAAGTCTCAACGCCATTAGACAACGCCACCAAGCCTTACAGACTAATTTTTTCAACGTCGCTGGCAAACCAACAGCAGTTATCTCGCCAGCAAAACTCATCCAGTTGCCAATTCTCGACTTGAGTGCATTAGACATCTCTAAAAATGAATGTAGAGACGTTCCCAAAAATGAATGTAGAGACGTTCCCAAAAATGAATGTAGAGACGTTCCCAAAAATGAATGTAGAGACGTTCCCAAAAATGAATGTAGAGACGTTGCACTGCAACGTCTCTACAAGGATTTCGGGCAACTAATCTTAGCAGAGACGCAATCTCCCTTTGATCTGCAAAATGATTCACTGTTGCGAAGCAAACTACTCCATCTTCAGCCACAGGAACATATTTTACTATTGACCATGCCGCATATTGTTGCTGATGGCTGGTCAATTGGTGTAGTGATGCGTGAGTTATCACAACTTTATACAGCTTTCTCTCAAGGACAAACCCCATCCCTACCAGAATTACCAATCCAGTATGCAGACTTTGCCCTCTGGCAACGACAATGGTTGCAAGGAGAATGCCTACAAACGCAGATATCCTATTGGCGTGAACAGCTAGCAGGTTTACCACCCAAACTAGAGTTACCGACAGATAGACCTAGACCTGCGGTACAGAGTTTTCAAGGCGCTATTCATGGGTTTGTGATTACCCCAGAGTTAACTTTAGCTTTGCATCAGTTAAGCCAGCAAACAGGAAGTACCTTGTTTATGACCTTACTAGCAGCTTTTAAAGTACTTCTGGGACGCTACACAGCTACTACAGATATAGTAGTAGGTACAGCGATCGCCAACCGTAATCAAGCAGAGTTAGAAGGGTTAATTGGTTTATTTGTCAATACTCTAGTTTTGAGAACAGATTTATCAGGTAATCCCACTTTTAAAGAATTACTCACTCGCTTGCGAGAAGTAGCTTTGGGTGCATATGCCCATCAGGATTTGCCCTTTGAGCAGCTAGTCGAAGAACTTCAACCCCAACGCTCTTTGAGTCATACACCATTATTCCAAGTAATGTTTGTGCTGCAAAATGCCCCCATCTCGACAATGGAATTACCGGGGTTGACTGCCAGGGTTATGGAAACTGAACTTGCCACGGCCAAATTTGACCTGACACTATACATGGAACAATCAGGTTCAGGTCTGAGAGCAGCTTTTGAGTATAATACAGACTTATTTAATGCTGAGACAATCAGCAGAATGGTAGGGCATTTACAAACATTATTAACAGCCATAGCCACAAATCCCGACCAAAAAATCTCACAACTACCAATACTCACCCCAGCCGAACAACATCAACTATTAATCGAGTGGAATCAAACCCAAATTGACTATCCCCAAAATACCTGTATCCATCAATTATTTGAGCAACAAGTAGAACAGACACCAGAAGCAATTGCATTAATCTTTGGCGAAGCACAATTAACCTATCAAGAACTCAACCAAAAAGCCAATCAACTGGCACACTATTTGCAACAACTAGGAGTCAAACCAGAAACCCTAGTCGGTATTTGCCTAGAACGTTCCATCGAAATGGTAGTAGGATTGTTGGGCATCCTCAAAGCCGGTGGCGCATACATCCCCCTTGACCCCAGCTATCCCCCAGACCGTATCGCCTTGATGCTGGCAGACTCCCAGATGTCTTTCCTAGTCACCCAACAATCATTACTAGCACAATTACCTCCACATGAGGCACAAGTGATTTGTTTAGATACAGATGGGGAAATCATTCACCAACATAGCCCAGACAACCTCGATATTCTCACCACCTCTGCATCACTAGCTTACGTTATTTATACCTCCGGTTCTACAGGTAAACCCAAGGGTGTACAAATCTGTCACCAAGGAGTTGTCAATTTCCTCACTTCCATGGCAAGTCAACTCCCATTTACCCCATCTGATATTCTTGTCGCAGTCACATCCATATCTTTCGATATCGCCGTTTTAGAATTGTATCTGCCCTTAATCACTGGGGCGCATCTGATTCTGGTTTCACGGACAGTGGCACAAGATGGTACAAGACTGAGTGAGTATCTAACTCAGGCTACCATTATGCAGGCGACTCCTGCGACTTGGCGAATGTTGCTGAATGCTGGGTGGTGTGGCAATTCTCATCTAAAAATTCTCTGTGGTGGTGAGGCGCTGACTCGTGAATTAGCACAGCAGTTATTCGATAAAGGTGCTAGTTTGTGGAATTTATATGGGCCGACGGAAACTACTATTTGGTCAACGGCGCATCAAGTCAAGAAGACTGACTTATCTTTGTCGATAGTACCAATTGGTCGGGCGATCGCCAATACCCAAGTTTATATTCTTGATCCTCAATGTCAACTTACGCCTATTGGTGTGGCTGGGGAATTGCATATTGGTGGGGATGGGTTGGCGAGGGGATATTTACATCGTCCTGATTTGACGCAACAAAGGTTTATTCCTCATCCTTTGAGTCAGGGTGGTCGTGTTTATAAGACTGGTGATTTGGTTCGTTATTTAGCCAGTGGTGAGATTGAGTATATTGGACGCACTGATTATCAGGTGAAGATTCGCGGCTTCCGTATTGAATTGGGCGAAATTGAGGCAGTCATCAGACAACATCCAGATGTGCGGGAAGTGGTGGTGTTAGCCAGAGAAGATTTACCTGGAAATAAACGATTGGTTGCTTATATTGTCAGATATCAGCCAGAAACAGCATATTTCCCTGGTGAATTGCGGAGTTTTTTGCAGGACAAATTACCTGATTATATGCTCCCTTCCGCCTTTGTGATTCTTGATGCTCTACCGTTGACACCCAATGGTAAAGTAGATAGGCGATCGCTCCCTGCTCCTGATACAACTAGACAAGATTTCGCCAGTACTTTTGTCTCACCTCGTAA